DNA sequence from the Shewanella piezotolerans WP3 genome:
TAATGGTGCTATCGGATTGGATAGGACAAAATGTAGTCTATCCTTCGCAAGTTGCCGCTGGAACTGTGGTGTCAGTTGTCGGTGGGCTGTATTTTATCTTGCTATTGATACAGGGGCGACGAGCGACTACTTAGTTCAGTAATTAGTGATGTTTGCAAGAATTACTGTTTGCTGCTAGGTTTAAGTTCTTCATCATAAGGAGATAATCATGAAGATATGGAATATCGTTATGCTAGGCTTTGCACTTACTTTAGTTGGCTGTGCAGCAACAGAAAAGGCAAAGGAGCATGAAGCACTATATAATTTTCCCGAGTTAGAGCGAGTTAATTCAATTGATAACTTTCGAATGGATGGCTGGGAAGAGGTCGACAAATATACGGTAATCGTTAACTCTATACCGCGAGAAAGTTACTTATTGGTACTGAGTGGTGGCTTGAACAATTTGAATTTTACACAAGGGCTGTTGGTCACATCAACCTTAGGTAAAGTTGAGGTTGGCTTTGATACGGTATCAACTCCGCAGGACCCACTACTGAAAGCGCAGATAAAGCGAATCTATCGCTTGAAAGATAAAACCGAAAAAGAAGCGATAGAGCAGAAGATTCTCACGTTCGCTAAAGTTGAAGATAAAGAGACTGACAACAAGTCTATCCAATAACACGCTTTGACTTATGACAATATAAGCCCGCAACGTGGTCAATCGTAGCGGGCTTTTTATTGCTCAAAATTCTGGTTAGCCTTTAATTAGATAGGCACCTTTGGTTGAGAGTGTCACTGTAATCGGCTCGTCGGTTTTATTCTTCCAGTACCAACCGTGAGATCCCGCAAATGGTGTGGTTAATGTGCCCTTCACTTGATCGGATGTGGTGATAGTAAAACTTTCATAAAAGCCTGTTTTGTCACCTTGAGGCTCACCGTGAAAATCAAAATACAGCGGTTGGCCGTCGGTGCGCCATTCATACTCTAGGTGCTCTCCCTCATTGAGTAGCAGTTTGTACTCCAGCCCTTTACCTGCAGCGATCACTATCTCAACAGTGTCTTGGCGTAGCCCCTCAACCTTGGCTCTAAGGTCTTTAATCTCAGCAACAGCAGGCGCTTGAGCTATGATGATAGCATCGGTAGTTGCCATGATATTTGTCATCGGTTTGTCACTGGGGAGGCTGGCTTCTGCCGCCGTCGCTATTTTGGTTAAGCCGAGTGACTTGCCAAGACCTGTAGGGTCTATGTTGTACTCTGCGGGTAAAATTGCAGTGACTAGCACCACCGCGGCAATAACGGTAGCGGCAATGCTCGCTTTTAGCAAAGTGATATTGGAGTGAACTGGGATATCTATGGTGTTGCTCTCTGGTTGGTTTTTCATTGTTGTTCCTAAAATTATTTATCTCGCGAATCGCATGAAGCTAAGTGGCTATGATGGTCTATGACTGAGCTAACTAAGGAAATAGCCGCTAAGCTGGTAGCCCACTAGCATCAAGCCGCCACTCATCAGTAAGGTGTTTGCTGCGGTCGAAAACTGCAGGAAGCTTTTATGTCTACGCCAGAAACTCATTAAGATAAGCACCATACCTAACGCTAAGAATTGACCAATTTCGACGCCGACATTAAAGGCGATAATATTGGCCATGAGTCCCTCTTGGGGTAGGTCAAACTCTTGGATCTTGGTGGCTAAACCGAAGCCGTGAAACAAGCCAAAGATCATCACTGCCGCCTTGGTGTTGGGCTGGTGGCCGAAGATACGTTGAAAGCCACCTAAGTTATCAAAGCCTTTATAGACAATTGAAAAACCGATAATTGCATCAATAATATAGGGGTTCACTTGGATGTCATTGAAGACGCCGTATAGCAAGGTAATGCTGTGACCTATGGTAAACAAGCTGACATATAGCAACACATCTTTGGTGCGATAGAGAAAGAAAATCACCCCTACTAAAAACAGTAGATGGTCATAGCCGGTGACCATGTGCTTAGCGCCGATATAGATAAAGGGCAGAATTGATACCCCTTGGTTTGCGGCTAAAAATTGCTTGGTGCTCTCATCGACACCGTGGGCAAATAGAGAGAAAGAGGCAAAAAAACCCAAAAAAATCACCAATAGCCGAAGGGTATTCG
Encoded proteins:
- a CDS encoding HupE/UreJ family protein, with translation MSQTLAKPMANTLRLLVIFLGFFASFSLFAHGVDESTKQFLAANQGVSILPFIYIGAKHMVTGYDHLLFLVGVIFFLYRTKDVLLYVSLFTIGHSITLLYGVFNDIQVNPYIIDAIIGFSIVYKGFDNLGGFQRIFGHQPNTKAAVMIFGLFHGFGLATKIQEFDLPQEGLMANIIAFNVGVEIGQFLALGMVLILMSFWRRHKSFLQFSTAANTLLMSGGLMLVGYQLSGYFLS
- a CDS encoding DUF6491 family protein, with translation MKIWNIVMLGFALTLVGCAATEKAKEHEALYNFPELERVNSIDNFRMDGWEEVDKYTVIVNSIPRESYLLVLSGGLNNLNFTQGLLVTSTLGKVEVGFDTVSTPQDPLLKAQIKRIYRLKDKTEKEAIEQKILTFAKVEDKETDNKSIQ